The Onychomys torridus chromosome 9, mOncTor1.1, whole genome shotgun sequence genomic sequence ACGCCCGCCGCAGAGCCGCCGTCGGGGAAGATCAATAAGGCTGCGTTCAAGTTATTCAAGAAGAGGAAATCGGGGGGgaccatgcccagcatttttgGGGTCAAAAACAAAGGGGATGGGAAGAGCGCGGGGCCGGCGGGGATGGTGAGAAGCAGGACCCACGACGGACTAGCGGAGGTACTGGTGCTGGAGGGCAGCAAGAAGGAGGAGCCGCCCGGCGGGGGCGATCACGGTGGGGCCCGGCCGAACCCCGGGCCCCCCAAAGCCGCCGGGCCTGGtctgggctctctggccagcagcTCGGTGGCCAAGTCCCACAGCTTCTTCTCCCTGCTGAAAAAGAACGGGCGATCCGAGACCGGCAAGGGGGACCCTGCCGAGGCGAGCAAGGCTGGCGGCAAACAAAAGAGGGGGCTGAAAGGGATCTTCAGCAGCATGCGCTGGCACCGGAGGGACAAGCgcggcaaggaggaggaggaggagaaggcggcGCGCGCGGCGGGCCCCGGCAGCCTAGTCCTGCCCGGCTCGCTCACCGCCAGCCTGGAGTGCGTCAAGGAGGAGCCGCCCCGAGCCGCGCGCCGCCCGGACAGCCCGGGCCAGGACGCCCCGCGACACGCAGCAGGTGAGCCCGAAGGGGGAGAGCAGGCGCCCGCGTCCGCCGAGCGCGCCCCGGCGCGGACCTGCCTCGAGGCCGCGAGCCCCGCCGGCCCTGGCGACCAGAGCGCCCGGGGAGAGGACGCCGAGGGGCACTGGCGCGCGGAGAAGCCCGGGGCAGCCCTCGAGTCGGGAGCCGGCGAGGTCCAGGCGGCCGAGGATGCGTCCAGGACAGGTGACGTTCCGATAAAGACCGTCCCCCTTGTCGACTCCGAAGGTGGCAGCGGCCGGGCGTCTGCCGTCCCTGACCCTTCCTCTGTTGATCCACCCTCAGACCCGTCGGCAGATCGTATTTGTTTGATGTTTTCTGACGTGACTTCACTGAAAAGCTTTGACTCTCTTACAGGCTGTGGAGATATTATTGCAGACCCAGAAGAAGAGGCAGGCCCCAGCTGTGACAAGCATGCCCCCGGGCCAGGCAAGCCAGTGCTCTCTAAAAAGAACACCAGCGTGGTGGCCTaccaaggaggaggggaggagatggcCAGCCCGGATGAGGTGGACGACACCTATCTCCCGGAATTCTGGGACATGTTGTCCCAGACTGAGGACCAAGGACAAGGGCCCCAAGAGGGCGCAGCGAAGGCTGCCACTGCTTCGGACACCAAACTGGCCCCCGAGACCTCCAATGATGCCCGGTGTGGGGAAGTAGTCAAGGACGTGTCCTCTGTCAAGCGCAGGAGGCTCCACAGGATCCCCATTGAGGCTCAGCAGAAGGATGAGCCAAAGCACCCGGAGAAGGAGCATCAAGAAGGCGTCCCTAACAGCGACGAGGGCTACTGGGACTCCACCACTCCTGGTCCAGAAGAAGACAGCGCCAGCAGCAGTAAGAAGGCAGTCATCCCCAGGGATAGCGACAGTGGCGATGCTCTCTATGATCTCTACACTGAACCCGAAGGAAGCCCAGCCGCCCTTCCTGCCACAGAGGACCCACCTTGCTTGTCCCGGCTAAAGCCCGTGTCTCCAGGCACCATCACCTGTCCACTGAGAACACCAGGCAGCTTGCTGAAGGACTCTAAAATCCCCATTAGCATCAAGCACCTCTCCAACCTTCCATCCAGCCATCCTGTGGTGCACCAGCAGCCAGCCAGGAGTGAGATGCCCAGAACAAAAATCCCCGTTTCCAAAGTGCTGGTCCGCAGGGTCAGCAACCGGGGTTTGGCTGGGACCACCATCAGGGCAGCAGCATGCCATGACAGTGCCAAAAAGTTGTGAGGTCTCCAAGGCCAAGGAGGATGGATGTTCTGTGAGTTAAGGAATACAACTTTTCCCCCCCGGAAACCACTGAAGGAAGTTTGCTTTCCCCAAAGCAAACCATTTAGGACCCACCCTTCTCCATATGGGCCAGAAGTCTTTGTTGGAGACAGGGACAGGGCACCCTGGAAGGGTGATTTTACACCTGGAGTTCAGATAAGTTCCTGAGAATTCTTTTCTagcacttctttttcttttaacttttaaaaaaatctggttttttttcttctgcttttttccTTTAATTCATGGATCAGAAGTCGCCTTCCCTTGCTtttgcagaaaataaaatttaaccaaATCTAACAAATATTTCATGCCAGGATATCGGGCTGTTCTAGAGTCAAGAGGGCCTTGTGGAATCACTAACAACAGAATTCTTGCCTCTctttccaggaaaacaaaaaccaaaacaaacaaacaaaaaaagaccctTTGCTTATTATCACTGTGTGGGAAACACCTGCAAAGCCTAAAGATCCATATAGCTATGTGATGAGAAGAGGGACTGCTGGCTGGCAGAAACCCCCACTCCAACAGCCAGTTGCCAGACACACAAATAGGTAAAGATCTATctctacagaaacagaaaggttTTAGTTTGGCTGGTTCAGATCATTTGtctgaggagaaataaaaggcTCGTGATTagtttatgtggttttttttgtttgtttgtttgtgtatttttttggATCCACTCCTCCCTC encodes the following:
- the Amer2 gene encoding APC membrane recruitment protein 2 isoform X2, which gives rise to METGRSRGGGGGGGGGGGGAAVSERGDARAGVCRRQEQAGALAADMDSHCECAAETPAAEPPSGKINKAAFKLFKKRKSGGTMPSIFGVKNKGDGKSAGPAGMVRSRTHDGLAEVLVLEGSKKEEPPGGGDHGGARPNPGPPKAAGPGLGSLASSSVAKSHSFFSLLKKNGRSETGKGDPAEASKAGGKQKRGLKGIFSSMRWHRRDKRGKEEEEEKAARAAGPGSLVLPGSLTASLECVKEEPPRAARRPDSPGQDAPRHAAGEPEGGEQAPASAERAPARTCLEAASPAGPGDQSARGEDAEGHWRAEKPGAALESGAGEVQAAEDASRTGCGDIIADPEEEAGPSCDKHAPGPGKPVLSKKNTSVVAYQGGGEEMASPDEVDDTYLPEFWDMLSQTEDQGQGPQEGAAKAATASDTKLAPETSNDARCGEVVKDVSSVKRRRLHRIPIEAQQKDEPKHPEKEHQEGVPNSDEGYWDSTTPGPEEDSASSSKKAVIPRDSDSGDALYDLYTEPEGSPAALPATEDPPCLSRLKPVSPGTITCPLRTPGSLLKDSKIPISIKHLSNLPSSHPVVHQQPARSEMPRTKIPVSKVLVRRVSNRGLAGTTIRAAACHDSAKKL
- the Amer2 gene encoding APC membrane recruitment protein 2 isoform X3; the protein is METGRSRGGGGGGGGGGGGAAVSERGDARAGVCRRQEQAGALAADMDSHCECAAETPAAEPPSGKINKAAFKLFKKRKSGGTMPSIFGVKNKGDGKSAGPAGMVRSRTHDGLAEVLVLEGSKKEEPPGGGDHGGARPNPGPPKAAGPGLGSLASSSVAKSHSFFSLLKKNGRSETGKGDPAEASKAGGKQKRGLKGIFSSMRWHRRDKRGKEEEEEKAARAAGPGSLVLPGSLTASLECVKEEPPRAARRPDSPGQDAPRHAAGCGDIIADPEEEAGPSCDKHAPGPGKPVLSKKNTSVVAYQGGGEEMASPDEVDDTYLPEFWDMLSQTEDQGQGPQEGAAKAATASDTKLAPETSNDARCGEVVKDVSSVKRRRLHRIPIEAQQKDEPKHPEKEHQEGVPNSDEGYWDSTTPGPEEDSASSSKKAVIPRDSDSGDALYDLYTEPEGSPAALPATEDPPCLSRLKPVSPGTITCPLRTPGSLLKDSKIPISIKHLSNLPSSHPVVHQQPARSEMPRTKIPVSKVLVRRVSNRGLAGTTIRAAACHDSAKKL
- the Amer2 gene encoding APC membrane recruitment protein 2 isoform X1, with protein sequence METGRSRGGGGGGGGGGGGAAVSERGDARAGVCRRQEQAGALAADMDSHCECAAETPAAEPPSGKINKAAFKLFKKRKSGGTMPSIFGVKNKGDGKSAGPAGMVRSRTHDGLAEVLVLEGSKKEEPPGGGDHGGARPNPGPPKAAGPGLGSLASSSVAKSHSFFSLLKKNGRSETGKGDPAEASKAGGKQKRGLKGIFSSMRWHRRDKRGKEEEEEKAARAAGPGSLVLPGSLTASLECVKEEPPRAARRPDSPGQDAPRHAAGEPEGGEQAPASAERAPARTCLEAASPAGPGDQSARGEDAEGHWRAEKPGAALESGAGEVQAAEDASRTGDVPIKTVPLVDSEGGSGRASAVPDPSSVDPPSDPSADRICLMFSDVTSLKSFDSLTGCGDIIADPEEEAGPSCDKHAPGPGKPVLSKKNTSVVAYQGGGEEMASPDEVDDTYLPEFWDMLSQTEDQGQGPQEGAAKAATASDTKLAPETSNDARCGEVVKDVSSVKRRRLHRIPIEAQQKDEPKHPEKEHQEGVPNSDEGYWDSTTPGPEEDSASSSKKAVIPRDSDSGDALYDLYTEPEGSPAALPATEDPPCLSRLKPVSPGTITCPLRTPGSLLKDSKIPISIKHLSNLPSSHPVVHQQPARSEMPRTKIPVSKVLVRRVSNRGLAGTTIRAAACHDSAKKL